The Nostoc sp. 'Lobaria pulmonaria (5183) cyanobiont' DNA window TACCCAATCTGTCAACACTGTTGAACCAAAACCTATTAAATCAGAGCAATGATTTCTAAAGAAACCCTGTTTGCACTTTCACTGTTTCCCTATTTGGGTTTCTTGTGGTTTATCAGCCGCAGTCCGCAAATGCCGCGTTTGGCGCTGTATGGATTTTACGGCACTCTCGTTTTTGTTGCCATTACCATCCCGGCGGGGATTTATGCTGTATTGCATTATGGTAAGTCTTTAGCCAATGTGGATTGGGTGCACGGTGGCGCAGAACTATTTTTGACGCTTTCTAACATCTTACTTGTGCTGGGTTTTGGGCAAGCTGTAAGGGAATTAAAAATGAAAAATAGTAAATTAAGCGATAAATAGTGTTTGGATTGGAATGAGGAAGAGTTAAATGGACGTAATTCCAGCGATTGATTTACTAGAAGGTCACTGTGTGCGACTGTATCAGGGAGACTACGATCGCTCGCAAGTTTTTAGCGAAAATCCCGCTGATGTTGCCAAACAGTGGGTAGATCAAGGTGCTACTAGATTGCATATAGTTGATTTAGACGGTGCTAAAGCAGGTAAAGTAGTAAACCTGGGGGCAATTGAAGCGATCGCTCATGCGGTGTCAGTACCCATTGAAATTGGTGGAGGATTGCGCGATCGCACCAGCGTGCAACAGGTATTCAATCTAGGCATAGAGTGGGCGATTCTCGGCACTATCGCCGTAGAACAACCCCAGTTAGTCCAAGAACTGTGTGAAGAATTTCCCGAACAGATTATTATCGGTATTGATGCCCGTAACGGCAAAGTAGCAACTCGCGGCTGGTTAGAAACCTCGGAAGTTTTAGCAACTCAATTGGCTGTACAAATGCAAGAATTGGGCGCAGCAGCCATAATTTACACAGATATCCACCGGGATGGTACACTTACAGGCCCAAATTTAGAAGCTTTGCGAGAACTTGCAGCAGCAATTTCCATCCCGATAATTGCTTCTGGTGGGGTAAGTTCTGTCAGCGACTTGTTAAGTTTGTTGGCGTTAGAACCTCAAGGCGTGACTGGCGTAATTGTCGGACGTGCCTTGTATACTGGGGATATTTTACTCAAAGAAGCATTACGAGCGATAGGACCTGGGCGGATTCAAGATATTCCACCGAATCTCGGTTTTTCTAGCTTTGCTTGACATTTTCTTGGCAAGGCCGCTATCAAAATCTAGAATTACCCTGGTTGCGCTGGTGGGATAATCAGGGTAATTTGCTACAAACAGGATGGGAGCAATGTCTACGACGGGCTACGCCTACGCAACGCTTGGCTACTAAACTGAGAGAATTAAATATTAACCCTGACGAGTTAGTTTAATGATTTTGGCAACTACCTTTAGATAGATAAGGTAAACACTACGCGGTTTCTCATTAGAAATTCCTTGCTAGTGGTGAAAAAAGCTACGTTTCATATTGAATTTATTTTGTCAAGGTGTAATCCCTTGTATGGTCTGATAAATCAGCAAGGCTTTCTTTGGACTGAATTTATATTCATGCTTTCAGTAGATGCAGTTATGACTTTACAAATGCGATTATATATATGTTTTCAAACAATAAATAGTTGCTGTTGTTCAGATAAAAGAATCAGATTTTATGCGACTCCAGGAACTTTGGTTTTTAGCCAATTGTTTGATGTTTTGAGAAGGTAACACAATGAATAATATCCTAAAGCGCACACTTCTACCCAGCCTCATGGCTGCCAGTTTAGCTGGTGTCACCTTAGTTCCTGCAAAACCCGCTGCTGCTGATGACCAAGTACTAAGAGATGCAGGTATTGGGGCTGTTACCAATGTGGTAACAGGAGCAGTTAGGGGACGTCATAATGTATTAAAAAATGCTGTTAGGGGTGGTGTAACTGGTGCAGCTGTCAATGGTGCAAATGGTCTGAGAAACACTCGCAATCGCCATCACCGAAACGCTGCTCAGGATGTCGGAGTCGGTGCAGGCACTAGCGCAGTAACTGGCGTAATTACTGGCGATGGCAAAGATACCCTTGGCAATGCTGTTGATGGTGCGGCTGTAGGTGGAGCAATCCATCTATTAACCAATCACAAATAATTCGTAAATTCATCAGCTGAAATACTTTACCAACGGTTAACGCACTTATCCCTCCCTAATTCCTCTCCTTCCTAAAAGCAGCAACCTCCTTTCCCTATTAGGGAGGGGAGGTTGCTGGCTTATATTTATTTGAGATATATGCCACCGTCAGATCGGATGACGTTAGGTTTAATAGTAATCCCTAGCCCTTTAACGCCTTTCTAAAGTTTCGACGATAAGATTGATTTGTAATAAACAAAGCTGGCCATAGCAAAGATAAACCAATCCGATTGGTGAAACTTGGATTAAAATTAGTCCGTCCAAACCCATTCCAAAACTTCCAAGCCCCGCCTCCGTAAACCACTATCAAGCCAATAAAAATTAAGGTACCCATTCCTATCAACTCCGTTAGTAACTGACAGAATTTAAGTTAAGTTTTACACACGAGGTAATCACCTCATCAGCGACACCGAGAAGGTATGACAAAACTCCCCAGTTTTTGATATCTAAGTAAGTTAAACACACATCTCTTATTCCAGTGTAGAATAGCCTCATGGATTGCAGCCAGTTTGAGCCTCATGGATTGCATTTTCTTGCCTAAACACTAGAAGTGTTGGTGTAAATGCACAAAGCCACAGTTGTTACTGAAAGCTTGCTGGAGTTTAAAAAGCGAGAAATTAAGCTTAGACAAGACCAAAACCTCATCTGAAATTTAGAGGTTTTTGATTAATTCCTCGCAAAAACTCATATAAACACCTTTGACTTTAAATGTTGCTACAAATGGGCGACAGAGACATTTATTCTACTTATCATAACTTTCTGGTACACCTACTGGTGATAAACCTGCGATCGCTCGTAAGTTTTGGCAACGAATCAACTCAGTAAAATTGAAACTGGAACGCCCTTCAATTTTGGCTACCGCTTCAATTACAGATAACAGATGCTGTGCTGCTTCAGCTTCTGAATAACCGCGCCGTTGTGCGATCTTAATTGCGGCGGCATCGGCATTTAACTCTGACTCTTGAGATTTATTAGTACGCCAGATCCTCCAAGCAGCGATCGCACTTAATCCCCCAGCTACGGCTACACCCACCACATCTGATTGTGCTGCTTCCAAGAATCCGCCTAACAGCCCAGCTAACACCACACCTTGATAAATGTCGGGTTTAAACCACTTCACCCCCGTCAACCAGCTAACCATCTGCAACAGCAGCAAGTCTCGTTGCGGCTTTGGCAAGCGACGCCACAAATCAAAATTAATATATATCGGTCGCGCCTGATTCCAGGGTTGGGGAAAGGAAGCATCAATCACTTTTGCTTGCTCTGGCTTACTAACGATTTTTGTCGTCATCCGACCCGAAGCAGGCATCACATCTAACAAACGGCGAATTTCAACATTTGGCTCCATAAATTTAATTATTAGCCATAATGTGCATAGGAACTAGGTGTGTAAAAAATAAAGTTTTCATGTTAACCTTTGATTTATGAGATGCTTTGGCAGTCTTGAATAAATTCAGATCCAGCCATAAAAATATTGATGAAGCAGTTTGATAGTGTGGCGGGATTTTATAGTATTCGTTTGCCGCCAAATTCAAAACCTCAAAGTTTTGGCTTGTCATTAAGACTATATTTGTAACTACATGGACGCTTTTGCTACCCTCCCACCTGAATGGACAAATAAGGCAATACATGCATACAATTTTTGCTGTCCTAACTGCCACTCAAGTAGCCTAGAAGCTGAAAAAGTTTGGCTAAATCGGCGATCGCCTGTACTTACAGAAGACCGTCGTCGCAAATGGCAAGAGTTCTACTACTGTCACTGTGGTTCTGTGTGGTGGGCTTGGAGTAGCGATCGCCCGCCAAAAGATATATCCAATCAGCCAGACTATAATCCTACATAGCTAATTTTCTTCCTAAACAAAACCCCACCTAAAAGTGGGGTTTTGTTTATCTAATTCTGAGCTTTGCCAATTTTAGAAGGTGAAGGTAGTACGTAGAGTACCTACGTATTCAGTGTTGTTAGCGTCGTTGTGCTCTGGATTGAAAATTACCAACAAGCCAGGTGTTACCTGAATATTATCGGAAACCTTGTACTTGTAAAGACCCTCTAAGTGATAAGAAGTACTGTCGTCGAAGGTAGTATTGCCGGCGACATTTTTGATGCTACCACCAGTGACTCTGGGTGGTTGACCAAAGATCACACCTAAGACGTTGCCTTCTCCACCAAAGTCTTTCAAAGCAAGCGATCCAGCCCAGTACCAAACATCTGCGTCTGTACCCGCATTAGCACCAGTAAGAGCATCAGCAGTTGTATAACCCCCCCAACCACTAATAGCCAAGGTAGAGCCTAGTTGGAAGGTAGCTTCTATACCGTAGTTATTGGATTCAGTGCGAGCACCAGCCCCAAAGGGATTATTGGCAAAAGCGCTACCTGTTCCTTGGAAGAGAGTGTTAGCTGCATTACCAGCGAAGTAACTACGGGCGTAGGTGAGACCAATATTGAAGGCTTTGCTGGGTTTGAAAGTTAATTGACCGAAGATGGTGTTATCACCATCGAACAGCCCATTATTAAGACCGGGATTATTAGCACCAAAGATATTACCAGCACCACTTGAAGGTGCTAAATAAGCACCAGTCAAACTGATAGCTTTGTTAGGATTTAAAGTAACAGTCAAAGCAGCAGAATTTTGACCTTGACGGTAAATGGGGCTAAAACGTCCATAGCGAGAGAGCGCACCTCTAGCAGAGCTTGCAAAATCAGGGTTAAAGGGGTTTACGTTTTCCCATAATTCACCACCAGCAGCGTCAACTTTGACACGCACCGCGTCAGAAAAGTTGAAAGCGTAGTTGATTTTATCAATTGCAACCGAGTTGCCGTTATCTCCATCAAAAGACAAGCGGCTCATGTTAGTACCAGTACCAGTAGCGGTTGCAGCACTACCAACATTAGAAATGGTATTGTTAGCAGTCAAGCGGATTTGCAACTGGTCTGTACCAGTGAAATTGCTCAACAAGTTCAAACGAACGCGATCGCTAAAAGTGGTATTAGAATTCAAGTCTTGAGTAGGAGCACCACCAGGAACTGCTCTAGTGTCACCAAAAACATCAGACACGGCGAAAATTGCTTCTCCAACCAACTTGGTGGTAGTGGAAAACTGATTAGCTTCCAACTCAGAAGTGCGGGCTTCCAGTCCATCAACACGACCACGCAGAGTTGCTAGTTCAGCAGAATATTCTTCTTGTAAGCGTTGTAAAGTAGCTAAATCTTGTTTGCTGACCAAATCGGCAGTAGCTGTAGCAATCAGTTCGTTAACCCGATCTAAACAGGCATTCAAACCTGCGGCAAATTCATAACGGGTTAAAGCACGGTTCCCACGATAGGTACTGTTAGGATAACCTGCAATACAGCCGTAGCGCTCAACTAGAGATTGTAAAGCTTGGAACGCCCAATCTGTAGGCTGCACATCCGAAAACTGAGAAACTGATGTTACCTGACTCATGTCGTTAGACTCTTGAGTTTCAGATAACTGGCCAACATTTGTTACCTGTTCGTTGACTTCAGCAGCTAAGGCACTATTAGCAACGAAAAATGTAGCAGCTAATACAATCGGACTAACCTTAAAAAGATTCCAGAATCGTTTTGTCATGTTTTTACTCTCACTCACACCTACAATAATCAATCCATGAGAAAATGCTTTAAGCACTTCTGTTTCGTGGATTTCACACACAATCACAGCGACGATTATACCTTTATCCTGTGATTATTACAAGCAATTAGTTAGCATACTGCTGAACTATAATTTTTAATTAATTTATTTGGTAAGCGCAAAATAATGCGGCGTTTGTGACGTAAAACTGTTCCTT harbors:
- a CDS encoding DUF3593 domain-containing protein, whose translation is MISKETLFALSLFPYLGFLWFISRSPQMPRLALYGFYGTLVFVAITIPAGIYAVLHYGKSLANVDWVHGGAELFLTLSNILLVLGFGQAVRELKMKNSKLSDK
- the hisA gene encoding 1-(5-phosphoribosyl)-5-[(5-phosphoribosylamino)methylideneamino]imidazole-4-carboxamide isomerase, whose translation is MDVIPAIDLLEGHCVRLYQGDYDRSQVFSENPADVAKQWVDQGATRLHIVDLDGAKAGKVVNLGAIEAIAHAVSVPIEIGGGLRDRTSVQQVFNLGIEWAILGTIAVEQPQLVQELCEEFPEQIIIGIDARNGKVATRGWLETSEVLATQLAVQMQELGAAAIIYTDIHRDGTLTGPNLEALRELAAAISIPIIASGGVSSVSDLLSLLALEPQGVTGVIVGRALYTGDILLKEALRAIGPGRIQDIPPNLGFSSFA
- a CDS encoding DUF3318 domain-containing protein, which translates into the protein MEPNVEIRRLLDVMPASGRMTTKIVSKPEQAKVIDASFPQPWNQARPIYINFDLWRRLPKPQRDLLLLQMVSWLTGVKWFKPDIYQGVVLAGLLGGFLEAAQSDVVGVAVAGGLSAIAAWRIWRTNKSQESELNADAAAIKIAQRRGYSEAEAAQHLLSVIEAVAKIEGRSSFNFTELIRCQNLRAIAGLSPVGVPESYDK
- a CDS encoding iron uptake porin, whose protein sequence is MTKRFWNLFKVSPIVLAATFFVANSALAAEVNEQVTNVGQLSETQESNDMSQVTSVSQFSDVQPTDWAFQALQSLVERYGCIAGYPNSTYRGNRALTRYEFAAGLNACLDRVNELIATATADLVSKQDLATLQRLQEEYSAELATLRGRVDGLEARTSELEANQFSTTTKLVGEAIFAVSDVFGDTRAVPGGAPTQDLNSNTTFSDRVRLNLLSNFTGTDQLQIRLTANNTISNVGSAATATGTGTNMSRLSFDGDNGNSVAIDKINYAFNFSDAVRVKVDAAGGELWENVNPFNPDFASSARGALSRYGRFSPIYRQGQNSAALTVTLNPNKAISLTGAYLAPSSGAGNIFGANNPGLNNGLFDGDNTIFGQLTFKPSKAFNIGLTYARSYFAGNAANTLFQGTGSAFANNPFGAGARTESNNYGIEATFQLGSTLAISGWGGYTTADALTGANAGTDADVWYWAGSLALKDFGGEGNVLGVIFGQPPRVTGGSIKNVAGNTTFDDSTSYHLEGLYKYKVSDNIQVTPGLLVIFNPEHNDANNTEYVGTLRTTFTF